The proteins below are encoded in one region of Drosophila santomea strain STO CAGO 1482 chromosome 2R, Prin_Dsan_1.1, whole genome shotgun sequence:
- the LOC120446146 gene encoding synaptotagmin-1, with product MDIVIREEDISLAQIGVYASVSFLVVSAVGAALYTTCSKRYRLNWFEQNLLESANEKDEDQQRESLVAGAVGYNVDNVNEVPRGKYSSGNAGNISPTSLKSEDNDPAFWVPASVTSTAAIQQQVSNTTEESAPPTPTSPTGSLKSNTLSYCSTTSVPIARSEKHVVLAMHPSRPRVSSMNAKLDHTKIDMTLYRSHSQPKTLNPVSINEVRGNLHVSIGYDPVGGLLNVRLLEAQNLQPRQFSGTADPYAKVRLLPDKKNFWQTRIHKRTLNPVFDEQFVFEVTAGVIDKRTVEILLYDFDAYSRHVCIGGSKLHLANLDLSEQLKLWTPLSSASAQDMKVDLGDIMVSLAYLPSAERLMVVLIKARNLRIVDDARNSSDPYVKVTLLGPGGKKIKKRKTGVQRGTLNPVYNEALAFDVAKETLKNCVLEFAVVHDGLLGSSEILGRTLIGNSPEVRTEEKIFFEEVFRAKNATAQWVPLQEPANNLATAAKSSKN from the exons TGTTTCCGCTGTTGGGGCAGCCCTCTATACCACCTGCTCGAAACGCTATCGCCTGAACTGGTTCGAACAAAATCTCCTGGAGTCCGCGAACGAAAAGGATGAAGATCAGCAGAG GGAGTCTTTGGTTGCCGGTGCCGTAGGCTACAATGTGGACAACGTAAACGAGGTACCGCGTGGGAAATACAGCAGTGGAAATGCCGGTAACATCAGCCCCACCTCATTGAAAAGCGAGGACAATGACCCGGCCTTTTGGGTGCCGGCTTCGGTCACATCCACGGCAGCCATCCAGCAACAAGTGTCCAATACCACCGAGGAGTCCGCACCGCCCACTCCTACATCACCCACCGGCAGCCTGAAGTCCAACACCTTGTCGTACTGTTCCACCACCTCGGTGCCGATCGCCAGATCCGAGAAGCATGTGGTCCTGGCCATGCATCCCAGCCGGCCCAGAGTGTCCTCCATGAATGCCAAGCTGGATCACACCAAAATCGACATGACCCTGTATAGGAGT CACTCGCAGCCGAAGACCCTCAATCCAGTTTCAATCAACGAAGTTCGGGGTAATTTGCATGTGAGCATTGGCTACGATCCAGTTGGAGGTTTGCTAAATGTTCGACTACTGGAGGCCCAGAATCTGCAACCGAGGCAGTTTAGCGGAACTGCCGATCCTTATGCCAAAGTTCGCTTGCTGCCGGATAAAAAGAACTTTTGGCAGACCCGTATACACAAGAGGACCCTGAATCCAG TTTTCGACGAGCAGTTCGTTTTCGAGGTAACAGCCGGAGTAATTGACAAACGTACTGTGGAAATTTTACTGTACGACTTTGACGCATATTCCCGGCACGTTTGCATCGGAGGAAGTAAACTACATTTGGCCAACCTGGATCTCAGTGAGCAGTTGAAACTGTGGACTCCTCTTAGTTCTGCCTCGGCCCAAGATATGAAAGTGGATCTAGGGGATATAATGGTGTCCCTGGCCTATTTGCCCTCAGCGGAGCGTTTGATGGTCGTCCTGATCAAGGCACGAAATCTGCGGATTGTCGACGATGCCCGGAACTCCTCGGATCCGTATGTGAAGGTAACCCTCCTCGGTCCCGGTGGCAAAAAGATAAAGAAACGCAAGACGGGTGTTCAAAGGGGCACCCTGAACCCCGTCTACAATGAGGCTCTTGCTTTCGATGTGGCCAAGGAGACTCTAAAAAACTGTGTACTGGAATTCGCCGTGGTCCACGATGGGCTATTGG GATCAAGTGAAATTTTAGGACGAACTCTCATTGGAAACTCTCCCGAAGTACGCACcgaggaaaaaatattttttgaagaAGTTTTTCGCGCCAAAAATGCTACGGCTCAATGGGTTCCACTGCAAGAACCGGCAAACAATTTGGCAACAGCAGCTAAAAGTTCAAAGAACTAG